In bacterium, a single window of DNA contains:
- a CDS encoding nitroreductase family protein, with amino-acid sequence MFKDTVLKNRSYRRFYEDHTVTIETLKELVDLARLTPSGANLQPLKYILSCEPDKNALIFQHLAWAGYLKDWDGPVKGERPAAYIIILGDTEIAKTFGCDYGITAQTILLGAVDKGLGGCMLASIKKEELRKALNIPAQYEILLALAIGKPKETVVIDKLEPGKDIKYWRDAQNVHHVPKRELKDIIL; translated from the coding sequence ATGTTTAAAGACACCGTATTAAAAAACAGAAGTTACCGGAGATTTTACGAAGACCATACCGTAACAATTGAAACACTTAAAGAATTAGTTGACCTTGCAAGATTAACTCCATCCGGGGCTAATTTACAGCCATTAAAATATATTCTTTCCTGTGAGCCCGATAAAAATGCTTTAATTTTCCAGCACCTTGCGTGGGCAGGTTACCTCAAAGACTGGGACGGTCCGGTTAAAGGGGAAAGACCGGCGGCATACATAATTATACTCGGGGATACGGAAATAGCCAAAACATTCGGATGTGATTATGGCATAACCGCTCAGACTATCCTTCTCGGAGCAGTAGATAAAGGTCTTGGCGGATGTATGTTGGCTTCAATAAAAAAAGAAGAACTAAGAAAAGCCTTGAATATTCCCGCTCAATACGAGATACTGCTTGCGCTGGCTATCGGCAAACCTAAAGAAACGGTTGTGATAGACAAGTTAGAACCGGGGAAAGATATCAAATACTGGCGTGACGCACAGAACGTTCATCATGTTCCAAAAAGAGAACTGAAAGATATTATCTTGTAA
- a CDS encoding Omp28-related outer membrane protein, with amino-acid sequence MHKLASEVGDSMSFIEYHNSAGWDTFTTTEMTNREDTYYGGSGHPTVYSDGLIKRIGGGSGNYAQYRSDFNTRKVISSPLLIRIYGDYNTGTRQGAANACITNTSGTPVTGTLQFVIVETHIPYAWQTEDTLFFVARDMLPNQNGEVVTIPVGDSITKSRNFTMNTSWVYQNCQIVAFVQGTTKEVYQSAKRTIPSFGIEEQSNSDRGLRNAELTASPNPFIGNTVISYSGISYSGNKSTNNDYTNTCLPSRQALLTIYDISGKLVKSFPITQSPNKQMTTLIWDGKDNNGMTAKAGVYFIHLSTGDFSISRKMVKTR; translated from the coding sequence ATGCATAAGCTTGCTTCTGAAGTGGGTGACTCTATGAGTTTCATAGAGTATCATAACTCTGCCGGGTGGGATACTTTTACAACTACGGAGATGACTAACAGAGAAGACACTTATTATGGAGGTTCAGGACATCCGACAGTATATTCTGATGGGCTTATTAAAAGGATCGGAGGGGGTTCAGGTAATTATGCACAATATCGTTCGGATTTTAATACGAGAAAAGTTATCTCCTCTCCCCTATTAATAAGAATTTATGGCGATTATAATACAGGGACAAGACAGGGAGCGGCAAACGCGTGTATTACCAATACAAGCGGAACGCCTGTAACCGGTACGCTTCAATTTGTAATAGTCGAAACTCACATCCCTTATGCATGGCAAACGGAAGATACTTTATTTTTTGTCGCAAGAGACATGCTCCCGAATCAAAACGGCGAAGTCGTTACCATACCTGTTGGGGATTCCATTACAAAATCAAGGAATTTTACGATGAATACAAGTTGGGTTTATCAAAATTGTCAAATTGTCGCCTTTGTTCAGGGGACAACTAAGGAAGTATACCAGAGCGCGAAGAGAACAATCCCAAGTTTTGGCATAGAAGAACAATCGAATTCGGATCGGGGATTGCGGAATGCGGAATTGACTGCAAGTCCAAATCCGTTTATTGGAAACACCGTTATTAGTTATTCGGGTATTAGTTATTCGGGGAACAAATCTACTAATAACGATTATACTAATACCTGCCTACCGAGCAGGCAGGCACTATTAACGATTTATGATATAAGTGGGAAATTAGTAAAATCCTTTCCAATAACTCAATCACCTAATAAACAAATGACCACTCTAATATGGGATGGGAAAGATAATAACGGAATGACAGCAAAAGCGGGCGTATATTTCATACACTTATCAACGGGTGATTTCAGTATATCAAGAAAGATGGTAAAAACACGGTAA
- a CDS encoding T9SS type A sorting domain-containing protein: MKMKIFGSLAVALFLTSYTYGVELSYDDGTPTNMFSNSSGCPGYYAVKFTASAKCQVMQAKPMVHIWRGVSELCCAYIWDDNSGLPGTLKDSTMFSPIEDSIANWNTVDFAIPPVFNAGVSFWVGVLIPPERWSPDTNIILVTTDGGINNTGGNAGKSDVQGWTVLTQGSGNWNVTGDLMIRAEIQLGVEESEIKAPTKVTLNQNTPNPVHRGTTISYTIPQTGKVNLTIYDITGKPVRTLVNAEQKPGFNNASWDKKTDDGSSVSSGVYFYKLNIKGYNSITKTMIVL, encoded by the coding sequence ATGAAAATGAAAATATTCGGAAGTTTGGCAGTAGCTTTGTTTTTAACTTCGTACACATACGGAGTAGAACTTTCTTATGATGATGGGACTCCTACTAATATGTTTTCTAATAGCAGTGGATGTCCGGGATATTATGCTGTAAAATTTACTGCATCGGCAAAATGTCAGGTTATGCAGGCAAAACCAATGGTTCATATATGGAGAGGCGTATCCGAACTTTGCTGCGCTTATATATGGGATGATAATTCAGGTCTGCCCGGAACATTGAAAGACTCTACAATGTTTTCACCGATTGAAGATAGTATTGCAAACTGGAATACGGTTGACTTTGCCATTCCACCCGTTTTTAACGCGGGGGTAAGTTTTTGGGTAGGCGTTTTGATACCACCTGAAAGATGGAGTCCGGATACAAACATTATTCTTGTTACTACTGATGGGGGAATAAATAATACCGGTGGGAACGCAGGCAAATCCGATGTTCAGGGATGGACAGTTCTTACACAGGGAAGCGGAAATTGGAATGTAACCGGCGACCTTATGATAAGGGCAGAAATTCAATTAGGCGTGGAAGAATCCGAAATAAAAGCTCCGACAAAAGTTACTCTCAATCAAAACACTCCCAACCCGGTTCACAGAGGAACAACTATATCTTACACGATTCCACAAACTGGAAAAGTAAACTTAACTATATATGACATTACCGGAAAGCCAGTCAGAACTCTTGTCAATGCCGAACAGAAACCCGGTTTTAATAATGCATCGTGGGATAAGAAAACTGATGACGGCAGTTCTGTGAGCAGTGGAGTTTATTTCTACAAGTTAAATATAAAAGGTTATAATTCTATCACAAAAACAATGATAGTTTTGTAA
- a CDS encoding cyclic nucleotide-binding domain-containing protein produces MTNYLKDLKLFKELKTDELSKLSAICKEKNFKKGDVIFSKDDIATELYILKEGECEVKAALGGPTEYFTLFRLKGEQIFGEIGFLEGKKRTATVKCAKDSKTLIIKRKDFDKLVEEHPKIGLMAFKNLSKMLAERLRSMDDQVGNFFNTRSSSGRLF; encoded by the coding sequence ATGACGAACTATTTAAAAGACCTTAAGCTTTTCAAGGAGTTAAAGACGGATGAATTAAGCAAATTGTCTGCTATTTGCAAGGAAAAAAATTTCAAAAAAGGAGATGTTATTTTTTCCAAAGACGACATCGCAACGGAATTATACATACTAAAAGAAGGCGAATGTGAAGTGAAAGCAGCGCTTGGTGGACCAACGGAATATTTTACGCTTTTCCGCTTAAAAGGAGAACAAATTTTTGGTGAAATTGGTTTCCTTGAGGGAAAGAAAAGAACTGCTACCGTAAAATGCGCAAAAGATTCAAAAACTTTAATAATTAAAAGAAAAGATTTTGATAAACTTGTAGAAGAACATCCCAAAATAGGTTTAATGGCGTTTAAAAATTTATCCAAGATGCTTGCCGAAAGATTGAGGAGTATGGATGACCAGGTTGGAAACTTTTTTAATACTCGCTCGTCGTCAGGTAGATTGTTCTAA
- a CDS encoding HD domain-containing protein, which yields MKFSALESIVKNGLKSDKSGHDFKHIMRVYKFALEIAKSEKKVDLEILRASTLLHDIAFSKGFFKGEHGDVSAKLAKPILLKSGFPKSKIPNVLIAIEVHNYWFHNEKNVPIEAKILRDADKLDAIGYNGIIRMILYCINANKSIKQELRDLSKIESRFETKKGKQLAKERIKIIKDFSANLDKE from the coding sequence ATGAAATTTTCTGCATTAGAAAGTATTGTTAAAAATGGTTTGAAATCCGATAAATCCGGGCATGATTTTAAACATATAATGCGGGTTTATAAATTTGCCCTGGAAATTGCAAAAAGCGAAAAAAAAGTAGATTTGGAAATTTTAAGAGCTTCCACATTGCTTCACGATATAGCCTTTTCAAAAGGATTCTTCAAAGGAGAACACGGGGACGTAAGCGCTAAACTTGCTAAACCGATTTTGTTAAAGTCCGGCTTTCCAAAGTCAAAAATCCCCAATGTTTTAATTGCAATTGAAGTCCATAATTACTGGTTTCATAATGAAAAGAACGTTCCTATTGAAGCAAAAATCCTTCGTGATGCTGATAAGCTGGATGCTATCGGTTATAACGGTATTATAAGAATGATTTTATATTGCATTAATGCTAACAAAAGTATAAAACAAGAATTAAGAGATTTGTCAAAAATAGAATCCAGGTTTGAAACCAAAAAAGGAAAACAACTCGCTAAAGAACGGATAAAAATAATTAAGGATTTCTCAGCTAATCTGGATAAAGAATAA
- a CDS encoding CCA tRNA nucleotidyltransferase, whose translation MNLLKEIKAVASGNNIPVYLVGGIVRDKLLGKKTDNPDITVEGDGITFAKLLQKKLGGKLIVHPDFGTATLIFKTGKLDIATCREEKYSAPAKLPIVKNSTLLKDLKRRDFTINTMALDLQTNKLIDPFNGQQDLKLKLIRILHDKSFEDDPTRIFRAFRFAGRLGFKPEKETAELIREAISGGFIQKLTPERIKNEIVLILKEPKRYEIIKFMNEFKPILLKHIGLKMPDKKLFDAITANLKLPCFNKEIKNDWFVYFCALIDYKKLPTLIKLTKEELSILKQIDLLLSGISKLKKAKLPSEIYKQLHSMQEESLLFVISAVPSVKSKILKFLTVYNKVRINITGKELAKLGIKSGPLYAELLSSILYGKLDGKIRTKADEIRFLKSRKLPQLKGKN comes from the coding sequence ATGAATCTTTTAAAGGAAATAAAAGCCGTTGCTTCGGGAAATAACATACCCGTTTATCTTGTCGGAGGTATTGTTCGGGATAAATTACTCGGCAAAAAAACAGACAATCCCGATATTACGGTTGAAGGGGATGGCATAACATTTGCCAAACTGCTCCAGAAAAAATTAGGCGGGAAATTAATTGTCCACCCTGATTTTGGCACTGCAACATTAATTTTCAAGACAGGCAAGCTTGACATTGCAACCTGCAGGGAAGAAAAATATTCCGCGCCAGCTAAACTACCAATCGTTAAGAACTCCACTCTTCTCAAAGACCTAAAACGGCGTGATTTTACAATAAATACAATGGCGCTGGACTTACAAACGAATAAACTTATAGACCCTTTTAACGGACAGCAGGACTTAAAACTAAAACTAATAAGAATTTTGCACGATAAAAGTTTTGAAGATGACCCTACGCGGATTTTCCGCGCATTCAGGTTTGCCGGCAGGCTTGGTTTCAAGCCGGAAAAAGAGACTGCAGAATTAATACGGGAAGCGATTTCCGGCGGGTTTATACAAAAACTAACTCCTGAAAGGATAAAGAATGAAATTGTATTAATACTGAAAGAGCCCAAAAGATACGAAATAATCAAGTTTATGAATGAGTTTAAGCCGATACTGCTGAAACATATAGGATTGAAAATGCCAGATAAAAAGCTGTTTGATGCCATTACGGCAAATCTTAAACTTCCTTGTTTTAACAAAGAGATAAAAAATGATTGGTTTGTTTATTTTTGCGCACTTATTGACTACAAAAAATTACCTACTCTTATTAAATTAACAAAAGAAGAACTTTCTATCTTAAAACAAATTGACTTATTATTATCCGGAATTTCCAAATTAAAAAAAGCTAAACTCCCAAGCGAAATATACAAACAACTTCATTCTATGCAGGAAGAATCATTGTTGTTTGTAATATCTGCGGTGCCTTCCGTAAAAAGTAAAATTCTTAAATTCTTAACCGTATATAACAAAGTGCGTATTAATATCACCGGGAAAGAGCTTGCCAAACTTGGAATAAAATCGGGACCGCTTTATGCAGAGCTTTTATCTTCGATTTTGTATGGAAAACTTGACGGCAAGATAAGGACAAAAGCGGATGAAATAAGATTTTTGAAGTCTCGTAAATTACCCCAATTAAAAGGAAAGAATTAA
- a CDS encoding T9SS type A sorting domain-containing protein, whose protein sequence is MKLLCPERNKKIQCCSIFFIILFFSQVYGIGTFEKTYGGDNNDYGYSVQSTSDGGYIIAGYTNSFGFGNADVYLIKTNSLGDTLWTKTYGGTQNDYGYSAQQTNNSGYIIGGSTNSFGAGGADFYLIKTDSSGDTLWTKTYGGVNQDYGRSMQQTKDSGYIITGYTNSFGTGGADVYLIKTNSSGDTLWTRTYGGSGSDYGHSVQETKDSGYIITGYTNSFGAGLLDVYLVKTNSSGDILWIKTYGGSQNDGGYFVQQTQDDGYIITGYTNSFGAGVADFYLLKTNSSGDSLWAKTYGGANQDYGESVQQTSDKGYIITGWTYSFSAGTPDVYLVKTDSSGDTLWTRIYDKNNHGAGGEFVQETQNGGYIITGFQNDITDSSDVYLIKTDSVGKVGIEEQSNLDFGMRSAELEAYPNPFVGNTVISYSGISYSGEKSTNNDYTNTCLPSRQALLTIYDISGKLVKSFPITKLPNDQMTSLKWDGRDNNGKTAKAGVYFVKLNTDKNDTPIKLIKVR, encoded by the coding sequence ATGAAATTACTTTGTCCCGAGCGCAATAAAAAGATACAATGTTGCTCTATCTTTTTCATAATATTATTCTTTTCGCAGGTATACGGGATTGGTACTTTTGAGAAGACTTACGGGGGGGATAATAACGATTATGGATACTCCGTTCAGTCCACTTCAGACGGCGGATATATTATTGCAGGTTACACGAACTCATTCGGTTTTGGTAACGCAGATGTTTATCTTATAAAAACCAATTCTTTAGGCGATACTTTATGGACAAAAACTTATGGCGGGACTCAAAACGATTATGGGTACTCTGCCCAACAAACTAACAATAGCGGATATATTATTGGGGGTTCCACAAACTCTTTCGGAGCAGGTGGAGCCGATTTTTATCTTATAAAAACCGATTCTTCAGGGGATACTCTCTGGACAAAAACTTATGGCGGAGTTAACCAGGATTACGGGCGTTCTATGCAACAGACAAAAGACAGCGGATATATTATTACGGGATATACAAACTCTTTTGGTACAGGTGGCGCCGACGTTTATCTTATAAAAACCAATTCTTCGGGTGATACTCTTTGGACAAGAACTTATGGTGGAAGTGGCAGTGATTATGGGCATTCCGTTCAAGAAACAAAAGACAGCGGGTATATTATTACGGGATATACAAACTCTTTTGGCGCAGGATTATTGGATGTTTATCTTGTAAAAACTAACTCTTCAGGGGATATATTATGGATAAAAACTTATGGCGGAAGTCAAAACGATGGCGGGTATTTTGTTCAACAAACGCAAGATGACGGATATATTATTACAGGTTATACAAACTCATTCGGGGCAGGTGTAGCTGATTTCTATCTTCTAAAAACAAATTCTTCGGGTGACAGTTTATGGGCAAAAACTTATGGTGGAGCCAATCAGGATTACGGAGAGTCCGTCCAACAAACAAGCGATAAGGGATATATAATTACGGGATGGACATATTCATTTAGCGCAGGCACTCCTGATGTTTATCTTGTGAAAACGGATTCTTCAGGAGATACTTTGTGGACAAGAATTTATGACAAAAATAATCACGGCGCAGGTGGAGAATTCGTTCAGGAAACCCAAAACGGCGGGTATATAATTACGGGATTCCAAAATGACATTACTGATTCTTCTGATGTTTATCTAATAAAAACCGATTCTGTAGGGAAAGTAGGGATAGAGGAACAGTCAAATTTGGATTTTGGAATGCGGAGTGCGGAATTAGAGGCGTATCCTAATCCGTTTGTTGGAAACACCGTTATTAGTTATTCGGGTATTAGTTATTCGGGGGAAAAATCTACTAATAACGATTATACTAATACCTGCCTACCGAGCAGGCAGGCACTATTAACTATTTATGATATAAGTGGGAAATTGGTAAAATCCTTTCCAATAACCAAATTACCTAATGACCAAATGACGAGTCTCAAATGGGATGGGAGAGATAATAATGGGAAAACAGCAAAGGCAGGAGTATATTTTGTGAAATTGAATACAGATAAGAACGACACCCCTATAAAACTTATTAAAGTAAGGTAA
- the pyrF gene encoding orotidine-5'-phosphate decarboxylase produces MKVFEKFRLAIKKSNSLVCVGLDTDIKKIPQFLLKEKNPMLAFNKSIIDATSDIVSAYKLNSAFYESQGLAGIETLMETRKCIPSDVIAICDAKRGDIGNTSKMYAKAAFEIMGFDILTVNPYLGTDAVAPFLEYEDKGVFILCLTSNPGAYDFEIYGKEPIFKRVASFANEWNKKYGNCGLVVGATMSDFLSDIKGIAPELPWLVPGVGAQGGSVEDVIKHGGENLVINSSRNIIYASSEENFAEKAREEALKLKDEINRHRKNI; encoded by the coding sequence ATGAAAGTTTTTGAAAAATTCCGTCTTGCAATTAAAAAATCCAATTCGCTTGTATGTGTTGGACTGGACACCGATATAAAGAAAATTCCCCAGTTTCTCCTGAAAGAGAAAAATCCGATGTTAGCCTTTAATAAAAGCATAATAGACGCTACTTCGGATATCGTATCCGCATACAAATTGAATTCTGCTTTTTACGAATCACAGGGACTCGCAGGAATTGAAACTCTTATGGAAACGAGAAAATGTATTCCTTCAGACGTAATCGCAATTTGTGATGCTAAACGTGGCGACATCGGAAACACGAGCAAAATGTATGCAAAAGCGGCTTTCGAAATAATGGGGTTTGATATACTAACCGTTAACCCTTATCTTGGAACGGATGCCGTGGCGCCTTTTCTTGAATACGAAGACAAAGGCGTTTTTATACTCTGTTTAACCTCAAACCCGGGCGCTTACGATTTTGAGATATACGGGAAAGAACCTATTTTCAAAAGGGTAGCAAGTTTTGCAAACGAGTGGAATAAAAAATACGGCAATTGCGGGCTTGTAGTCGGGGCAACGATGAGCGATTTTTTAAGCGATATAAAAGGAATTGCGCCCGAACTACCTTGGCTGGTTCCGGGAGTCGGTGCACAGGGAGGAAGCGTAGAAGATGTGATAAAACACGGCGGTGAAAACCTGGTTATTAATTCTTCAAGAAATATAATTTATGCAAGTAGCGAAGAAAATTTTGCAGAAAAAGCACGCGAGGAGGCGCTTAAATTAAAAGATGAAATCAATAGACATAGAAAAAACATTTAA
- the pyrE gene encoding orotate phosphoribosyltransferase, producing the protein MKSIDIEKTFKSIGMKKDGHFLLASGLHSATYFEKFRILEHPEFLVPVCEQIKEKFGSTDFLTVAGPTLGGVVIAYEVAKQFNKRCIFAEKTPEGLAFLRGFKIEKGEKILVVDDVLTTGGSVFKTIDAVNKNGGIVAGVAVLVDRSENPIDFKAPFFAVYKAPTKNYSPDDCPLCKQGIELVKPGGK; encoded by the coding sequence ATGAAATCAATAGACATAGAAAAAACATTTAAGTCCATCGGAATGAAAAAAGATGGGCATTTTTTACTTGCTTCAGGGTTGCATTCGGCAACGTATTTCGAGAAATTCAGAATACTTGAACATCCGGAGTTCCTTGTTCCGGTGTGTGAACAGATTAAAGAAAAATTCGGTTCCACTGATTTCTTAACCGTAGCAGGACCGACACTTGGTGGTGTTGTTATTGCTTATGAGGTAGCAAAACAATTCAACAAGAGGTGTATATTCGCGGAAAAAACTCCCGAGGGACTTGCATTTTTACGCGGTTTTAAGATAGAAAAAGGCGAGAAGATTCTTGTAGTGGATGACGTTCTCACAACGGGAGGCTCGGTTTTTAAGACTATTGATGCCGTTAATAAAAATGGCGGAATCGTTGCAGGTGTGGCGGTTCTTGTTGACCGTAGCGAGAATCCTATAGACTTTAAAGCTCCGTTTTTTGCAGTGTATAAAGCTCCTACAAAAAACTATTCGCCGGATGACTGCCCTCTTTGTAAACAAGGCATAGAACTGGTAAAACCGGGTGGAAAATAA
- a CDS encoding glycine--tRNA ligase subunit alpha yields the protein MTLQNIIHKLNEYWMEHNCLIGQPYPGEVGAGTYNPLTFLKVLGTEPWNVAYVELSKRPKDGRYAENPFRLQAFHQYQVILKPAPSNVQDIYLKSLSTLGINLKEHDIRFVEDDWESETLGARGLGWEVWLNGMEITQFTYFQEMGNIELNPVSVEITYGLGRIAMFIQKKDSIFDLEWANGIKYGDIYKREEYEFCKFNFESADIQLGLELFNKFESEAKRLMEQGLLYPGYDYALKCSHLLNILDSRNAISPDERKNYIARIRRLANSAAKLYVQKDKE from the coding sequence ATGACATTACAAAATATTATTCATAAATTAAACGAATACTGGATGGAACATAATTGTTTAATAGGGCAACCTTATCCCGGCGAAGTAGGCGCCGGAACTTATAACCCACTTACTTTTCTAAAAGTTCTCGGCACTGAACCATGGAATGTAGCTTATGTCGAACTCTCCAAAAGGCCGAAAGACGGCAGGTATGCAGAAAATCCTTTTCGTTTACAGGCGTTTCATCAATACCAGGTAATACTGAAACCGGCTCCGTCAAACGTGCAGGATATATATCTTAAAAGTCTTTCCACGCTCGGCATTAACCTTAAAGAACATGACATAAGATTTGTTGAAGACGACTGGGAATCCGAGACGCTCGGCGCAAGAGGATTGGGATGGGAAGTCTGGCTGAACGGGATGGAAATAACCCAGTTTACTTATTTTCAGGAAATGGGAAACATTGAACTTAATCCCGTATCCGTTGAAATAACATACGGACTAGGCAGGATTGCAATGTTTATACAGAAAAAAGATTCTATCTTTGACCTTGAATGGGCAAACGGCATAAAATACGGAGACATCTACAAAAGAGAAGAATACGAGTTTTGTAAATTTAATTTCGAATCCGCAGACATACAATTAGGACTTGAATTATTTAACAAATTCGAATCCGAAGCTAAAAGATTAATGGAACAAGGGCTTTTGTATCCGGGTTATGACTATGCATTAAAATGCTCTCACTTGTTAAACATTCTTGATTCGCGGAATGCGATTTCACCGGATGAAAGGAAAAACTATATTGCCCGTATTCGCAGGCTTGCCAACTCCGCCGCTAAACTATACGTTCAAAAAGATAAAGAATAA
- a CDS encoding glycosyltransferase family 2 protein codes for MKIAFLLPAYNEEKNISAVIQDLPADKKDIIVIDDGSKDKTVSIVEKTGVVLIKHKQNMGKGAAHQNGFDYAIKHGYDYVITLDSDGQHKPQESKRFIRQLEKNNRPDIIIGTRAYSMKNMPILRFLTNLTTSFIVSLLAHSRIRDSQSGYRAISTEVLKKVKLTTSNYQTESEILIKLGRMGYKIGEVPITIIYGVSESKINPIIDAWRFVQLTFKSIWR; via the coding sequence ATGAAAATAGCTTTTCTGCTCCCTGCATACAACGAAGAAAAGAATATAAGTGCTGTTATACAAGATTTGCCTGCGGATAAAAAAGATATCATAGTAATAGATGACGGGTCAAAAGACAAAACCGTATCCATAGTAGAAAAAACAGGAGTAGTATTAATTAAACACAAACAAAATATGGGAAAAGGCGCTGCTCATCAAAACGGTTTTGATTATGCAATAAAACACGGCTACGATTATGTTATAACTCTTGACAGTGATGGACAGCACAAACCGCAGGAAAGCAAAAGATTCATCAGGCAATTAGAAAAAAATAACAGACCGGATATTATTATAGGAACAAGAGCTTATTCTATGAAAAATATGCCTATTCTGAGGTTTCTTACTAATCTTACGACTTCTTTTATCGTCTCTCTTTTAGCCCATAGTAGGATAAGAGACAGCCAGTCCGGGTACCGCGCAATTTCTACGGAAGTCCTAAAAAAAGTAAAACTCACCACTTCTAATTACCAGACAGAATCAGAAATACTTATAAAATTGGGAAGAATGGGATATAAAATAGGCGAAGTTCCGATTACTATAATATACGGCGTAAGCGAAAGCAAAATAAATCCCATCATTGATGCTTGGAGATTTGTCCAGTTAACATTTAAAAGTATATGGAGGTAA
- a CDS encoding lysophospholipid acyltransferase family protein, whose protein sequence is MAWFYFGIRILTIFPRKLGILIAKKITPINYYGYYKDRRAYVISNLKKVYKNLSEIEAKKMVYTIFTNFAVFVYEFIMLPTLNKNNIQDYVKIVNKENLDSALKKGKGAIVLTAHLGHWELGAAVLGLLGYSPVSISLPQPATYTRKFFTGRRKSVGIETHYIDPKDPYSLSLKPILIALKQGKVLATVGDRRYSGHAIKANFLNTTLDFPSGTFTLAQHTGSPIIPAFCVKENDKYSIYFEPELKDGVQGWANILDRYVRKYVTQWYVFDKLWD, encoded by the coding sequence ATGGCTTGGTTTTATTTCGGGATTAGAATTCTTACCATATTCCCACGAAAACTGGGCATACTTATCGCAAAAAAAATTACCCCGATTAATTATTACGGCTATTATAAAGATAGAAGAGCTTACGTAATTTCAAACCTAAAAAAAGTATATAAAAATCTTAGCGAAATAGAAGCAAAAAAAATGGTTTATACTATTTTTACTAATTTCGCGGTTTTTGTTTATGAATTTATTATGCTCCCTACCCTGAACAAAAACAACATCCAAGACTACGTAAAAATTGTTAACAAGGAAAATCTTGATTCCGCGTTAAAAAAAGGAAAAGGCGCTATTGTCCTTACCGCTCATCTTGGACACTGGGAACTCGGTGCAGCAGTTCTGGGTTTACTTGGTTATTCCCCTGTATCAATTTCATTGCCCCAACCTGCAACTTATACCCGTAAATTTTTTACAGGAAGACGAAAATCCGTAGGCATAGAAACTCACTATATAGATCCAAAAGATCCTTATTCATTGTCCTTAAAACCTATTCTCATTGCTCTAAAACAAGGCAAAGTACTTGCAACCGTCGGCGATCGTAGATACTCAGGGCATGCAATTAAGGCAAATTTTCTCAACACTACTCTGGATTTCCCATCGGGTACGTTCACTCTTGCCCAACATACAGGATCCCCAATAATCCCAGCATTCTGCGTAAAAGAAAACGATAAATATTCTATTTATTTCGAACCGGAACTTAAAGATGGAGTTCAGGGATGGGCAAATATACTGGACCGTTACGTTAGAAAATATGTAACACAGTGGTATGTGTTTGATAAACTATGGGACTAA
- a CDS encoding MerR family transcriptional regulator, translated as MESKKLFYSISEVAKLTELPLSTIRYWEKKFKILNPKRAGNKRRTYTQQDIETLNSIKKLLYEEHYKIKGAKNRLKNNPSNNMSSLKMIESALKEVIKILES; from the coding sequence GTGGAATCTAAGAAGCTTTTTTATTCAATTTCTGAAGTCGCAAAACTCACCGAGCTGCCATTATCTACCATTCGATACTGGGAAAAGAAATTCAAAATTCTTAACCCAAAAAGAGCCGGGAATAAAAGAAGAACATATACTCAGCAGGATATTGAAACACTGAATTCTATTAAAAAACTGCTCTATGAAGAACATTACAAAATCAAAGGTGCAAAAAATAGGTTAAAAAATAATCCCTCAAATAATATGAGTAGCTTGAAGATGATTGAAAGTGCTTTAAAAGAAGTAATAAAAATTTTAGAATCTTAG